One genomic segment of Salminus brasiliensis chromosome 6, fSalBra1.hap2, whole genome shotgun sequence includes these proteins:
- the ccn1l2 gene encoding cellular communication network factor 1, like 2, producing the protein MDTSLGSVLLLILYTAGKVAGGCSGPCSCPPSPPSCPLGVSWVLDECGCCKVCAQQFNQECGPAKPCDHIKGLRCHLGAGGDPQRGLCRADAQGRPCEFGGHVFQHGEDFQPSCEHQCSCMDGVVGCMPLCPHHLPLPVRRCANPRLHTPPGHCCQEWVCDDDNRISEDPHDSSTPHLHTNHISKLLEVPSGHQAIGDTFQEWLSLPVSRVPYPSSKCFSQTTEWTQCSASCGFGISSRVTNSNPGCKLVRERRLCQVRECDVTSAVRKGKKCRRTVRPHEPEQITFGGCSTVRRYRPRTCGSCVDGRCCRPSETRTVRLRFHCSDGESLMRSVMWIQRCRCHKSYCSTDRDRSAPAVSLHNDIHTFSP; encoded by the exons ATGGACACTAGTCTGGGCAGCGTTTTACTGCTGATTCTCTACACTGCTGGAAAA GTGGCGGGTGGCTGTTCCGGGCCGTGTTCCTGCCCCCCATCTCCTCCATCCTGTCCGCTGGGAGTGAGCTGGGTGCTGGACGAGTGCGGCTGCTGTAAGGTGTGTGCACAGCAGTTTAACCAGGAGTGTGGCCCAGCGAAACCCTGTGACCACATCAAGGGCCTGCGCTGCCACCTAGGGGCCGGAGGAGACCCGCAACGCGGCCTGTGCAGAG CCGACGCTCAGGGACGCCCATGCGAGTTCGGCGGCCATGTGTTCCAGCACGGTGAGGACTTCCAGCCCAGTTGTGAGCACCAGTGCAGCTGCATGGACGGCGTGGTGGGCTGCATGCCCCTCTGCCCCCACCACCTACCCCTACCCGTCCGCCGCTGCGCCAACCCCCGGCTGCACACCCCTCCAGGGCACTGCTGCCAGGAGTGGGTGTGCGATGATGACAACCGCATCAGCGAAGACCCCCACGACTCCTCAACTCCACAcctccacaccaaccacatcagCAAACTGCTGGAGGTGCCCAGCGGCCATCAGGCCATAGGAGACACATTCCAAG AGTGGCTGTCTCTTCCCGTGTCTCGAGTGCCCTACCCTTCTTCCAAGTGCTTCTCACAGACCACAGAGTGGACCCAGTGCTCCGCCTCCTGTGGCTTTGGCATCTCCAGCCGCGTGACCAACAGCAACCCAGGCTGCAAGCTTGTCCGAGAGAGGCGCTTGTGCCAGGTCCGAGAGTGTGACGTCACTTCAGCCGTCAGG AAAGGGAAGAAATGCAGACGGACGGTGAGGCCCCACGAGCCCGAGCAGATTACTTTCGGCGGCTGCAGCACAGTCCGGCGTTACCGGCCGCGGACGTGCGGCTCCTGCGTGGACGGGCGGTGCTGCAGGCCCTCAGAGACCCGCACGGTGCGGCTGCGCTTTCACTGCTCTGATGGAGAGAGCCTCATGCGCAGCGTCATGTGGATCCAGCGCTGCCGCTGCCAcaagagctactgtagcacgGACAGAGACCGCTCCGCTCCAGCGGTCAGCCTGCACAACGACATACACACCTTCTCGCCCtga
- the LOC140556991 gene encoding uncharacterized protein isoform X1: MESLGDKELDEAHCLWALCSHPCCWETEHRIAKGIYRRAGRTPAKHCNPVEESFPSLTVVNVSAWAGRRRLPEGKLLHKAVSSDSSGSEGSLLSISCPPVLSHKWKTQRFKSADPAFISASPTLQPAAAKGKVKLNTAQISPDLLGSETPPASLVLWVANPHYTPQGLTQKRSNSPCCEVKELTCLPACPVQKASKEKEKLKGVKKRVSFQLACSPLNEARLTPPGQPDSASDSSPRAEQQRYDIKTPGSGHPSATMEIGVSAEAEDPREKSPLMLRNRPVVLHTMQERGVKRVSVDAVKSPYRMDSKTGEERIDWDRLRRQAYLWRRHNPPQHKDYSVSAHPPEGANVLLEGSGLCPVSQTRPHHPLSSPLSVAPAVWHCVKSSHPPLSQSKDLHHSTASEADTLSSDYSTSTAVDHSAYIQMPDTVDDQSGREKDDEVTSAPVNSLLSCQGPRDSVSERSAVQVRHSFPEESNHSSDSSLSFITGAEEPWRENCATDKGPEPKGYQLSTPPPSRNSL; the protein is encoded by the exons ATGGAGAGCCTTGGTGACAAGGAGCTGGATGAGGCACACTGTCTGTGGGCCCTCTGCTCCCATCCATGCTGCTGGGAGACCGAGCACCGCATTGCTAAAGGCATTTACCGCAGGGCCGGCAGGACACCAGCTAAACACTGCAATCCCGTTGAAG AGAGCTTTCCGTCTCTGACCGTGGTCAACGTTTCGGCCTGGGCCGGCAGGAGAAGGCTTCCTGAAGGGAAGCTGCTGCATAAGGCGGTCAGTTCAGATAGCTCAGGCTCTGAAGGATCTCTGCTCAGCATTTCCTGCCCTCCAGTACTTTCACATAAATGGAAAACGCAGAGATTTAAAAG TGCAGATCCAGCCTTCATCTCAGCATCTCCCACTTTACAACCTGCAGCTGCTAAAGGAAAAGTGAAA TTAAACACAGCTCAGATCAGCCCTGATCTGCTTGGCTCTGAGACGCCACCAGCCTCTCTGGTCTTGTGGGTCGCAAACCCGCACTACACACCTCAGGGTCTCACACAAAAAAG GTCAAACTCTCCATGTTGTGAAGTGAAGGAGTTAACCTGCCTTCCTGCCTGTCCGGTCCAGAAGGCTTCTAAAGAA AAAGAGAAGCTCAAAGGTGTGAAGAAGAGGGTGAGCTTCCAGCTAGCCTGCTCACCCCTGAACGAAGCAAGGCTGACCCCTCCAGGCCAGCCTGACTCCGCCTCAGACAGCAGCCCCCGTGCAGAACAGCAGAGGTACGACATCAAGACGCCGGGCTCAGGACATCCATCAGCAACCATGGAGATTGGAGTGAGTGCAGAAGCTGAGGACCCCAGAGAGAAGAGTCCCTTGATGTTGAGGAACAGACCTGTGGTCCTCCACACTATGCAGGAACGAGGGgtcaagagagtgagtgtggatGCCGTGAAATCTCCCTACAGAATGGACAGCAAG ACAGGTGAGGAGAGAATAGACTGGGACAGGCTGAGGCGGCAGGCCTACCTGTGGAGGAGGCATAATCCCCCTCAGCATAAAGACTACAGTGTCTCAGCCCATCCCCCAGAGGGCGCCAACGTACTTCTGGAAGGTAGTGGCTTGTGTCCTGTTTCACAAACGAGACCACATCACCCCCTCAGCAGCCCCCTGTCTGTAG CTCCTGCCGTGTGGCACTGTGTGAAGAGCAGCCACCCACCACTGTCTCAGAGCAAGGACCTCCACCACAGCACAGCTTCAGAGGCCGATACGCTGTCCTCTGACTATAGTACCTCTACCGCAGTGGACCACAGC gccTACATACAGATGCCAGACACTGTAGATGAccagagtgggagagagaaggaCGATGAAGTCACCAGCGCTCCGGTTAACTCGCTGCTCAGCTGCCAGGGGCCCCGTG ACAGTGTAAGTGAGAGGTCAGCGGTCCAGGTTCGCCACAGTTTCCCAGAGGAGTCGAATCACAGTTCTGACAGCAGCCTGAGCTTCATCACTGGAGCAGAGGAACCCTGGAGAGAGAACTGCGCCACTGACAAAGGACCGGAACCCAAAGGCTACCAGCTGTCCACTCCCCCACCCAGCCGTAACTCACTGTAA
- the LOC140556991 gene encoding uncharacterized protein isoform X2 → MESLGDKELDEAHCLWALCSHPCCWETEHRIAKGIYRRAGRTPAKHCNPVEESFPSLTVVNVSAWAGRRRLPEGKLLHKAVSSDSSGSEGSLLSISCPPVLSHKWKTQRFKSADPAFISASPTLQPAAAKGKVKLNTAQISPDLLGSETPPASLVLWVANPHYTPQGLTQKRSNSPCCEVKELTCLPACPVQKASKEKEKLKGVKKRVSFQLACSPLNEARLTPPGQPDSASDSSPRAEQQRYDIKTPGSGHPSATMEIGVSAEAEDPREKSPLMLRNRPVVLHTMQERGVKRTGEERIDWDRLRRQAYLWRRHNPPQHKDYSVSAHPPEGANVLLEGSGLCPVSQTRPHHPLSSPLSVAPAVWHCVKSSHPPLSQSKDLHHSTASEADTLSSDYSTSTAVDHSAYIQMPDTVDDQSGREKDDEVTSAPVNSLLSCQGPRDSVSERSAVQVRHSFPEESNHSSDSSLSFITGAEEPWRENCATDKGPEPKGYQLSTPPPSRNSL, encoded by the exons ATGGAGAGCCTTGGTGACAAGGAGCTGGATGAGGCACACTGTCTGTGGGCCCTCTGCTCCCATCCATGCTGCTGGGAGACCGAGCACCGCATTGCTAAAGGCATTTACCGCAGGGCCGGCAGGACACCAGCTAAACACTGCAATCCCGTTGAAG AGAGCTTTCCGTCTCTGACCGTGGTCAACGTTTCGGCCTGGGCCGGCAGGAGAAGGCTTCCTGAAGGGAAGCTGCTGCATAAGGCGGTCAGTTCAGATAGCTCAGGCTCTGAAGGATCTCTGCTCAGCATTTCCTGCCCTCCAGTACTTTCACATAAATGGAAAACGCAGAGATTTAAAAG TGCAGATCCAGCCTTCATCTCAGCATCTCCCACTTTACAACCTGCAGCTGCTAAAGGAAAAGTGAAA TTAAACACAGCTCAGATCAGCCCTGATCTGCTTGGCTCTGAGACGCCACCAGCCTCTCTGGTCTTGTGGGTCGCAAACCCGCACTACACACCTCAGGGTCTCACACAAAAAAG GTCAAACTCTCCATGTTGTGAAGTGAAGGAGTTAACCTGCCTTCCTGCCTGTCCGGTCCAGAAGGCTTCTAAAGAA AAAGAGAAGCTCAAAGGTGTGAAGAAGAGGGTGAGCTTCCAGCTAGCCTGCTCACCCCTGAACGAAGCAAGGCTGACCCCTCCAGGCCAGCCTGACTCCGCCTCAGACAGCAGCCCCCGTGCAGAACAGCAGAGGTACGACATCAAGACGCCGGGCTCAGGACATCCATCAGCAACCATGGAGATTGGAGTGAGTGCAGAAGCTGAGGACCCCAGAGAGAAGAGTCCCTTGATGTTGAGGAACAGACCTGTGGTCCTCCACACTATGCAGGAACGAGGGgtcaagaga ACAGGTGAGGAGAGAATAGACTGGGACAGGCTGAGGCGGCAGGCCTACCTGTGGAGGAGGCATAATCCCCCTCAGCATAAAGACTACAGTGTCTCAGCCCATCCCCCAGAGGGCGCCAACGTACTTCTGGAAGGTAGTGGCTTGTGTCCTGTTTCACAAACGAGACCACATCACCCCCTCAGCAGCCCCCTGTCTGTAG CTCCTGCCGTGTGGCACTGTGTGAAGAGCAGCCACCCACCACTGTCTCAGAGCAAGGACCTCCACCACAGCACAGCTTCAGAGGCCGATACGCTGTCCTCTGACTATAGTACCTCTACCGCAGTGGACCACAGC gccTACATACAGATGCCAGACACTGTAGATGAccagagtgggagagagaaggaCGATGAAGTCACCAGCGCTCCGGTTAACTCGCTGCTCAGCTGCCAGGGGCCCCGTG ACAGTGTAAGTGAGAGGTCAGCGGTCCAGGTTCGCCACAGTTTCCCAGAGGAGTCGAATCACAGTTCTGACAGCAGCCTGAGCTTCATCACTGGAGCAGAGGAACCCTGGAGAGAGAACTGCGCCACTGACAAAGGACCGGAACCCAAAGGCTACCAGCTGTCCACTCCCCCACCCAGCCGTAACTCACTGTAA